Proteins encoded within one genomic window of Blattabacterium cuenoti:
- a CDS encoding bifunctional 3-deoxy-7-phosphoheptulonate synthase/chorismate mutase type II, with protein sequence MEKNILNNSIDRSWIEKWKNPLTISGPCSAESEQQVIETAKRLDPTYVQVFRAGIWKPRTKPNNFEGVGKEGLQWLKNVKRNTGFMVATEIANSEHVELALSFDIDILWIGARSTSSPFIVQEIADSLEGEKDPIILVKNPIHPDIELWIGALERLFRKGVRKLGVIHRGFYTYKSAKYRNQPNWNILSKFRRFFPRIPVICDPSHICGNKERILDISKIAYHFQYDGLMIESHCDPERAWSDSQQQITPEELLVLLKKLMNCSSIKKNQNQIQKNLDSLRIFIDELDENLIALLSERMKISKQLGSLKKESDIAILQPNRWCDLLKKSINLGTSLGLSKELLEGVFKLLHKESINIQNRIN encoded by the coding sequence ATGGAAAAAAATATTCTAAATAATAGTATAGATAGATCCTGGATTGAAAAATGGAAGAACCCTTTAACCATTTCCGGACCTTGTAGTGCAGAAAGTGAACAACAAGTCATAGAAACAGCTAAGAGATTGGATCCTACATATGTGCAAGTATTTAGAGCAGGGATATGGAAACCGAGAACTAAGCCAAATAATTTTGAAGGAGTTGGAAAAGAAGGACTTCAATGGTTAAAAAATGTAAAGAGAAATACAGGATTCATGGTTGCTACGGAAATAGCTAATTCAGAACATGTTGAGTTAGCGTTGTCTTTTGATATAGATATCCTTTGGATAGGAGCAAGAAGTACATCGAGTCCATTTATTGTTCAAGAAATAGCGGATTCTTTAGAAGGAGAAAAGGATCCAATTATTTTAGTAAAAAATCCTATTCATCCTGATATAGAATTATGGATAGGAGCTTTAGAGCGTTTATTTAGAAAAGGAGTTAGAAAATTAGGGGTGATCCACCGTGGTTTTTACACATATAAATCGGCTAAATACAGAAATCAGCCAAATTGGAATATTTTGTCAAAATTTAGGAGATTTTTTCCTAGAATTCCTGTGATATGTGATCCTTCACATATTTGTGGAAATAAAGAAAGAATTTTGGATATTTCAAAAATAGCTTATCATTTTCAATATGATGGATTAATGATAGAAAGCCATTGTGATCCTGAAAGGGCTTGGAGTGATTCTCAACAACAAATTACTCCAGAAGAACTTTTAGTTCTATTAAAAAAGTTGATGAATTGCTCTTCAATTAAGAAGAATCAAAATCAAATTCAAAAAAATTTAGATTCTTTAAGAATATTCATTGATGAATTAGATGAAAATCTAATTGCTCTTTTATCAGAAAGGATGAAAATTTCTAAACAATTAGGATCCCTAAAGAAGGAGTCAGATATAGCTATTTTACAACCAAATAGATGGTGTGATCTTCTGAAGAAATCTATCAACTTAGGAACAAGTTTAGGACTTTCTAAAGAACTCCTTGAAGGAGTTTTCAAACTTTTACACAAAGAGTCCATTAATATTCAAAATAGAATTAATTAA
- a CDS encoding prephenate dehydrogenase, producing the protein MNIGIIGLGLIGGSISLGLRKSNFGDKFIGTDSNHKNATHAVELGIVDEIIPLQDLILQSSVIILSIPVDGIEKILPSILNKIRSDTVILDTGSTKYDICNSVFSHPKRSRFVATHPIAGVENSGPTSAHSDLFYKKNCVICDSELSAPDAIEMTEKIYSTMKMRLIYNMTSKEHDLYIAYISHLPHVISFALSSTVLKKFKNENEEKIFNNMIGSGLTSTTRLAKSNPETWLPIFISNRNNLIQAINVYLNQIEIFRDLLKNKDFHKVDRYMKNAKI; encoded by the coding sequence ATGAATATTGGAATTATAGGATTAGGGTTAATAGGGGGATCTATTAGTTTAGGATTAAGAAAATCCAATTTTGGAGATAAATTTATAGGAACAGATTCTAATCATAAAAATGCGACACATGCTGTGGAACTTGGCATTGTAGATGAAATTATTCCTTTACAGGATCTTATTTTGCAATCTTCAGTAATTATTTTATCTATTCCTGTCGATGGAATAGAAAAAATACTTCCAAGTATTCTTAATAAAATTAGAAGTGATACAGTTATTTTGGATACTGGTTCTACTAAATATGATATTTGTAATAGTGTTTTTTCACATCCAAAAAGAAGTCGTTTTGTAGCAACACATCCGATTGCAGGAGTTGAAAATTCTGGACCTACTTCAGCTCATTCAGATCTTTTTTATAAAAAAAATTGTGTTATTTGTGACTCAGAACTGAGTGCTCCAGATGCGATAGAGATGACAGAAAAAATTTATTCAACCATGAAAATGCGTCTAATTTATAATATGACTTCTAAAGAACATGATTTATATATTGCTTACATCTCTCATTTGCCTCATGTCATTTCTTTTGCTTTGTCCAGTACAGTTTTAAAAAAATTTAAAAATGAAAATGAAGAAAAAATTTTTAATAATATGATAGGAAGTGGATTGACTTCTACTACGCGTTTAGCGAAAAGCAATCCTGAAACTTGGTTACCTATTTTTATTTCTAATAGAAATAATTTAATTCAAGCTATAAATGTTTATCTGAATCAGATAGAAATATTTCGTGATTTATTAAAAAATAAAGACTTTCATAAAGTTGATAGATATATGAAAAATGCAAAAATATAA
- a CDS encoding pyridoxal phosphate-dependent aminotransferase, whose translation MREIQNLEKKGIQVINLGIGNPDLLPPNSVIHKMQESSKLENANTYQSYIGIEKLRNAISIWYKKTYQVDIDPTNEILPLMGSKEGIMHISMSYLDKGNQVLIPDPGYPTYSSVSKLLESKIIYYDLHEKENWCPDIQLLNKKNLSKVKIMWINYPHMPTGATISFEDLEKIVSFAKKNHILLVHDNPYSLLTNEFPLSIFNIREAKNVALELNSLSKSYNMAGWRVGMIIGKKEFIQNIIKVKSQMDSGMYYPIQIGAIEAMNQNSEWFEKLNQEYTKRRKIIWEICDHLRLEYKKKSSGIFVWSRITHLDKNDQKFSDRILKDYHIFITPGCVFGKNGKGYVRFSLCCSVNTLEKAKNRIIS comes from the coding sequence ATGAGAGAAATTCAAAATCTTGAGAAGAAAGGAATCCAAGTAATTAATTTAGGGATTGGAAATCCAGATTTACTTCCACCAAATAGTGTTATCCATAAAATGCAAGAATCATCAAAACTAGAAAATGCTAATACTTATCAAAGCTATATTGGAATAGAAAAATTGCGTAACGCAATTTCTATTTGGTATAAAAAAACATACCAAGTGGATATTGATCCTACCAATGAGATTTTGCCATTAATGGGTTCTAAAGAGGGAATTATGCATATTAGTATGTCTTATTTGGATAAAGGAAATCAAGTTTTAATACCAGATCCAGGATATCCTACTTATTCTTCAGTATCTAAACTTTTGGAATCGAAAATTATTTATTATGATCTACATGAAAAAGAAAATTGGTGTCCTGATATTCAATTGTTGAATAAAAAAAACTTATCCAAAGTAAAAATAATGTGGATTAATTATCCTCATATGCCTACAGGTGCAACTATTTCTTTTGAAGATTTAGAAAAAATTGTTTCTTTTGCGAAAAAAAACCATATTTTACTAGTTCATGATAACCCTTATAGTTTATTAACTAACGAATTTCCTTTGAGTATTTTTAATATTAGAGAAGCCAAAAATGTTGCATTAGAATTAAATTCTTTAAGTAAAAGCTATAATATGGCTGGATGGCGTGTGGGAATGATAATAGGAAAAAAAGAATTTATTCAGAATATCATAAAAGTAAAGAGTCAAATGGATTCTGGAATGTATTATCCAATCCAGATTGGAGCTATAGAAGCCATGAATCAAAATTCAGAATGGTTTGAGAAACTCAATCAAGAATATACAAAACGTAGAAAAATTATTTGGGAAATATGTGATCATCTTCGTTTAGAATATAAGAAAAAAAGTTCCGGAATTTTCGTTTGGTCAAGAATTACTCATTTAGATAAAAATGATCAGAAATTCTCTGACAGGATTCTCAAGGATTATCACATATTTATTACACCTGGGTGTGTATTTGGTAAAAATGGAAAAGGATATGTCCGATTTTCTCTTTGTTGTTCTGTCAACACTTTGGAAAAAGCAAAAAATAGAATTATTTCATGA
- a CDS encoding prephenate dehydratase — protein MKKIAIQGVKGCFHHAAVSRYFEGCHYQLMECSSFRELACSVAKSNVDIGVMAIENTIAGTILTNYSLLSEYNLRIVGETYIPVQHHLMAFPGQKIEEIQEIYSHPMALLQCELFIGAYPNIKISEYYDTAAAAKYISIRKKKGLAAIASENAAKEYELEIIYRSIQTISSNFTRFFIIKNFSKKKKENDFNKASLKFKILHTTGSLSQILSLISSLGINMTKIQSIPIIERPWEYSFYVDIVFKSIKNYERMKEHLQKISCLHQLSIMGEYKNGRIN, from the coding sequence ATGAAAAAAATAGCTATACAAGGGGTAAAAGGATGTTTTCACCATGCAGCAGTTTCCAGATATTTTGAAGGATGTCATTATCAATTAATGGAATGTTCAAGTTTTAGAGAACTTGCTTGTTCTGTCGCGAAATCCAATGTAGATATTGGAGTGATGGCTATAGAAAATACTATAGCGGGAACTATATTAACAAATTATAGTCTTTTATCTGAATACAATTTAAGAATAGTAGGAGAAACATATATACCTGTACAACATCATTTAATGGCTTTTCCTGGACAAAAAATAGAGGAGATTCAGGAGATTTATTCTCATCCAATGGCCCTTTTACAATGTGAATTATTTATAGGAGCTTATCCTAATATCAAAATATCAGAATATTATGATACAGCTGCTGCTGCTAAATATATTTCTATACGTAAAAAAAAAGGTTTGGCCGCAATAGCATCAGAGAATGCGGCTAAGGAATATGAATTGGAAATCATTTATAGAAGTATTCAAACTATTTCGAGTAACTTTACTCGATTTTTTATTATTAAAAATTTTTCTAAAAAAAAAAAAGAAAATGATTTTAACAAAGCTTCTCTAAAATTCAAAATTTTACATACTACTGGAAGCTTATCTCAAATTTTGAGTCTTATTTCTAGCCTTGGAATTAATATGACGAAAATACAATCTATTCCTATTATAGAAAGACCTTGGGAATATTCTTTTTATGTAGATATTGTATTCAAAAGCATCAAAAATTATGAGAGAATGAAAGAACATCTACAAAAAATTTCATGTCTTCATCAACTTTCTATTATGGGAGAATACAAAAATGGTAGAATTAATTAG
- a CDS encoding Nramp family divalent metal transporter has protein sequence MLKKKRDLMKVKGWRKENKYPSLSEVFSSVSVPKQKGIWKKLFAFTGPGLLIAVGYMDPGNWATDISGGAKFGYMLLSVIFISNFFAIILQHLALKLGIVCERDLAQACRDHYSPLISFMLWILCEVAIAACDLAEIIGSVLALKLLIGIPITWGVLITIIDVLLILFFQYKGFRYIESVVAILIFTIIVCFSFEIISSKPEFIPIIKGIIPNPEIIKNSHSFYISIGILGATVMPHNLYLHSSIIQTRNYPRTIEGKKMAIKYATIDSTLSLSLAFFINAAILIVSAATFHKAGHTEVANIMDAHKLLTPILGSSLAGVFFALALLASGQNSTLTGTLAGQIVMEGFLNIRLKPWIRRLITRLIAIIPAMIVSIIYGEKGTAELLIISQIILSIQLSFAIIPLVNFTGDYEKMGSFVNSLFLKILAWIITFIVVLLNFFLLYDIIKN, from the coding sequence ATGCTAAAAAAAAAGAGAGATTTGATGAAAGTGAAAGGATGGAGAAAAGAGAATAAATATCCTTCCCTTTCGGAAGTTTTCTCTTCTGTTTCTGTTCCTAAACAAAAAGGAATATGGAAAAAATTATTCGCTTTTACTGGACCAGGATTATTGATAGCTGTAGGATATATGGATCCAGGAAACTGGGCAACAGACATTTCTGGAGGAGCTAAATTTGGATACATGCTTTTATCCGTTATTTTTATTTCCAATTTTTTTGCTATCATTCTGCAACATTTAGCTCTAAAATTAGGAATTGTTTGTGAAAGAGATTTAGCACAAGCTTGTAGAGATCATTATTCCCCTTTGATTAGTTTTATGTTGTGGATTTTATGTGAAGTTGCTATTGCAGCTTGTGATCTAGCAGAAATCATAGGCTCTGTTCTTGCCTTAAAATTACTTATTGGAATTCCTATCACGTGGGGGGTGTTAATTACTATTATAGATGTTTTACTCATTTTATTTTTTCAGTATAAAGGATTTAGATATATTGAAAGTGTTGTTGCAATATTAATTTTTACAATTATAGTTTGTTTTAGTTTTGAAATAATTAGTTCTAAACCAGAATTTATTCCCATTATAAAAGGAATCATTCCTAATCCTGAAATCATTAAAAATTCACATTCTTTTTATATCTCCATTGGAATACTAGGAGCTACAGTGATGCCTCACAATCTTTATCTACATTCTAGTATTATACAAACAAGGAATTATCCACGAACTATTGAAGGAAAAAAAATGGCCATAAAATATGCAACCATAGATAGTACGTTATCTTTATCCTTAGCTTTTTTTATTAATGCAGCGATATTAATCGTATCTGCAGCAACTTTTCATAAAGCTGGACATACAGAAGTAGCAAATATTATGGATGCTCACAAACTTTTAACTCCTATTCTAGGATCTAGCCTTGCCGGTGTTTTTTTTGCTTTAGCTTTATTGGCATCTGGACAAAATTCCACACTTACTGGAACATTAGCTGGACAAATTGTGATGGAAGGATTTCTTAATATTAGATTAAAACCTTGGATAAGAAGGCTAATCACGAGACTAATAGCGATTATTCCAGCTATGATCGTTTCTATTATTTATGGAGAAAAAGGAACTGCAGAATTATTAATTATTAGTCAAATAATTTTATCAATACAATTAAGTTTTGCTATTATTCCATTAGTTAATTTTACAGGAGATTATGAAAAAATGGGATCATTTGTAAATAGTCTTTTTTTAAAGATCTTAGCTTGGATCATTACTTTCATCGTGGTTTTACTCAATTTCTTTTTATTATATGACATAATAAAAAATTAA
- the rplI gene encoding 50S ribosomal protein L9 → MKIILKKDLENLGFQYDELDVKPGYARNYLIPKGYAILSFPGTGKNIHEILKKRSQNESVLIEKSKEIENKLKKLIIKIKAKVSKGGKLFGSIKSQDLMKVFNEKGISIEKKFIRIPGNRVIKKIGKYQASIRLHSQREFTINFEVLAAEK, encoded by the coding sequence ATGAAAATTATTTTAAAAAAAGACCTAGAAAATTTAGGGTTTCAATATGATGAGTTAGATGTGAAACCTGGTTATGCGAGAAATTATCTCATTCCTAAAGGATATGCTATTTTATCTTTCCCTGGAACGGGAAAAAACATTCATGAAATTTTAAAAAAACGTTCTCAAAACGAAAGTGTTTTAATTGAAAAATCAAAAGAAATAGAAAACAAATTAAAAAAATTAATTATAAAAATAAAAGCTAAAGTAAGTAAAGGGGGGAAACTCTTTGGTTCTATCAAAAGTCAAGATCTTATGAAAGTTTTTAATGAAAAAGGGATTTCTATTGAAAAAAAATTTATTAGAATTCCTGGAAATAGAGTTATTAAAAAAATTGGAAAATATCAAGCGAGCATCCGTTTACATAGTCAACGGGAGTTCACTATAAATTTTGAAGTATTAGCAGCAGAAAAATAA
- the rpsR gene encoding 30S ribosomal protein S18 has translation MILEDINNKNNTPKQGGDSDLRYLSPLKIETKLEKKYCYFEQRNIKYIDYKDPTFLVKFLNAQGKILPRRITGTLQKNQNKLNSAIKRCRQIGLLPFVTDDLR, from the coding sequence ATGATTTTAGAGGATATCAATAATAAAAATAATACTCCAAAACAAGGAGGAGATAGTGACTTAAGATATTTGTCTCCTCTTAAAATAGAAACAAAACTAGAAAAAAAATATTGTTATTTTGAACAAAGAAATATTAAGTATATAGATTATAAGGATCCTACATTTTTAGTAAAGTTTCTTAATGCACAAGGAAAAATTTTACCACGTCGTATTACGGGAACTTTACAAAAAAATCAAAATAAATTAAATTCCGCTATAAAAAGATGTAGACAAATTGGTCTTTTACCTTTTGTTACAGATGATTTGAGATAA
- the rpsF gene encoding 30S ribosomal protein S6, translated as MIKHYETIMIITPILSDEKAKETAKEYENFFIEKNGKIVYQEHWGLKKLAYPIQKKQSGCYHLFEFLLSSNLVSDLELKLRQDERILRFITVRLDKYGIEYAERRRKKILKNDKKL; from the coding sequence ATGATAAAACATTATGAAACAATTATGATAATAACTCCTATTCTCTCTGATGAAAAAGCCAAAGAAACGGCAAAAGAGTATGAAAATTTTTTTATAGAAAAAAATGGAAAAATTGTTTATCAAGAACATTGGGGGCTAAAGAAACTGGCTTATCCTATTCAAAAAAAACAAAGTGGTTGTTATCATTTGTTTGAATTTTTACTAAGCTCTAATTTAGTATCTGATTTAGAATTGAAATTAAGACAAGATGAACGTATTTTACGTTTTATCACTGTTAGATTAGATAAATATGGAATAGAATATGCAGAAAGAAGAAGAAAAAAAATATTAAAAAATGATAAAAAATTATGA
- the gltX gene encoding glutamate--tRNA ligase: MIHSSSKKNKAVRVRFAPSPTGPLHLGGIRTALYNYLFAKKYGGTFILRIEDTDRKRFVSDSESYILETLKWCQIEPDEGVGYGGNHIPYYQSQRGEIYSVYIKKLLEEGYAYYAFDTDHELHLKRKEFHDLGFTFSYNSYIRMHLNNSLTMTRKQLSEKLNSCSSYVIRFKINPGENLKIHDMIRGTIVVNTDNLDDKILLKSNGVATYHLASTIDDHLMKITHVIRGEEWLSSMSFHILLYRALGWIPPKFAHLPLILRNDGKGKLSKRNMESLNYPIIPLQWKDPVTKNIIKGYRELGYFPEAFVNMLALLGWNPGGKKEIFSLKELINLFSLEKITKSGVFFNINKTNWFNKQYLKKKKKEILFSLYKELKKRSLFYEYEEDYLTKVIHLTIDRVHFLHEIWEHSFYFFISPSSYEKSFFNKVCHKKTIDQLEFCKKSLLNINQFSSVHLRLFLFFFTKKENEKEKHQIMKLLRLALVGKLEGADIFIILEMIGKKESIRRIENMMRKIKEKIK; this comes from the coding sequence ATGATTCATAGTAGTAGTAAGAAGAATAAGGCTGTAAGAGTTCGTTTTGCACCCAGTCCTACAGGACCGTTACATTTAGGGGGAATAAGAACTGCATTATATAATTATCTTTTCGCTAAAAAATATGGAGGAACATTCATTCTTAGAATAGAAGACACGGATAGAAAAAGATTTGTTTCTGATTCTGAGTCATATATTTTGGAAACATTAAAATGGTGTCAGATAGAACCTGATGAAGGAGTTGGTTATGGAGGAAATCATATCCCTTATTATCAATCTCAGCGTGGAGAAATTTATAGTGTTTATATAAAAAAACTTTTGGAGGAAGGATATGCTTATTATGCTTTTGATACAGATCATGAACTCCATCTTAAAAGAAAGGAATTTCATGATCTTGGATTCACTTTTTCTTATAATTCATATATTCGAATGCATCTAAACAATTCATTGACTATGACAAGAAAACAATTGTCTGAGAAACTGAATTCTTGTTCTTCTTATGTCATAAGATTTAAAATTAATCCTGGAGAAAATTTGAAAATACATGATATGATACGTGGAACTATTGTTGTAAATACAGATAATTTAGACGATAAAATTTTGTTAAAATCTAATGGAGTAGCTACTTATCATTTAGCCAGTACTATAGATGATCATTTAATGAAAATTACTCATGTGATTCGAGGAGAAGAATGGCTTTCTTCTATGTCTTTTCACATATTATTATATAGGGCTCTTGGTTGGATTCCTCCTAAGTTTGCACATTTACCTTTAATTTTAAGAAATGATGGAAAAGGAAAACTTAGCAAAAGAAATATGGAAAGTTTGAATTATCCTATCATTCCTTTACAATGGAAAGATCCTGTAACTAAAAACATTATTAAAGGATACAGGGAGTTAGGTTATTTTCCAGAAGCTTTTGTGAATATGTTAGCTTTATTAGGATGGAATCCTGGAGGTAAAAAAGAAATTTTTTCCTTGAAAGAATTAATAAATTTATTTTCCTTAGAAAAAATCACTAAATCTGGTGTTTTTTTTAATATAAATAAAACTAATTGGTTCAATAAACAATATTTAAAAAAAAAAAAAAAAGAAATACTTTTCTCTCTTTACAAAGAACTCAAGAAACGTTCTCTTTTTTATGAATATGAAGAAGATTATCTCACTAAAGTGATTCATCTAACAATAGATAGAGTTCATTTTCTTCATGAAATATGGGAACATTCTTTTTATTTTTTTATTTCTCCCAGTTCTTATGAAAAAAGTTTTTTTAATAAAGTTTGTCACAAAAAAACCATTGATCAATTAGAATTTTGTAAAAAATCATTATTAAATATTAACCAATTTTCATCTGTTCATTTGAGATTATTCTTGTTTTTTTTCACCAAAAAAGAAAACGAAAAAGAAAAACATCAAATAATGAAATTACTTAGACTAGCTTTAGTAGGAAAACTAGAGGGGGCTGATATTTTCATCATTTTGGAAATGATAGGAAAAAAAGAAAGTATACGACGTATAGAGAACATGATGAGAAAAATTAAAGAAAAAATTAAATAA
- the mnmE gene encoding tRNA uridine-5-carboxymethylaminomethyl(34) synthesis GTPase MnmE, with protein MLEELEDETTIVALATPVGSSALSVFRISGKNSISIVENIFISIKSGKKLENQSTHTIHLGYLIEDKNNFLDQVLISIFKSPFSYTGENMVEISCHGSSYLQERILQLLIHKGMRLARPGEFTFRAFLNKKVDLSQAEAIAELIFSENKAYHEISFQQIKGALTDTIKNLQKKLLDFVSLLELKLDFSEEDVIFTEKSELLLFLNELEKTLRDLMKSFSLGNAMKKGVYVVIIGDTNVGKSTLFNHIIQEDRSIVSHIKGTTRDSVEGEIILNGIRFHFVDTAGIRETKDPIEMMGVRKTMKKIQEAQVILYLFEASIKNRKKQKEILNEIQMILDKDSFKKIIAVANKSDQSSFQDFYNLKSKVSYFFEISAKKNQGIKKMLETLSNLFIEKLKEKNIIVTQSRHYEAIKQSLEEILLAHKVFLEKETEELVSIHIREALRHLGKITGEITNEDILKNIFSKFCIGK; from the coding sequence ATGTTAGAAGAGTTAGAGGATGAGACCACTATTGTTGCTTTAGCTACTCCTGTTGGCTCCAGTGCTCTCTCTGTTTTTCGTATTTCTGGAAAAAATTCTATATCCATTGTTGAAAATATTTTTATTTCCATTAAATCTGGAAAAAAATTAGAAAATCAATCTACACATACTATTCATTTAGGATATCTTATAGAAGATAAAAATAATTTTTTGGATCAAGTTTTAATCTCTATATTTAAATCTCCTTTTTCTTATACAGGAGAAAATATGGTAGAGATATCTTGTCATGGTTCTTCTTATCTTCAAGAAAGAATTTTGCAACTTCTTATCCATAAAGGAATGCGTTTAGCTCGTCCTGGAGAATTTACATTTCGTGCATTTTTAAATAAAAAAGTAGATCTATCACAAGCTGAAGCAATAGCAGAATTAATATTTTCAGAAAATAAAGCTTATCATGAAATCTCTTTTCAACAGATCAAAGGAGCACTAACTGACACCATTAAGAACTTGCAAAAAAAATTATTAGATTTTGTTTCTCTACTAGAACTGAAATTGGATTTCTCTGAAGAAGATGTAATTTTTACAGAAAAATCAGAACTTCTTTTATTTTTGAATGAATTAGAAAAAACATTAAGAGATTTAATGAAATCTTTTTCATTAGGAAATGCTATGAAAAAAGGAGTTTATGTCGTAATTATTGGAGATACCAATGTAGGAAAATCTACGTTATTTAATCACATCATTCAGGAAGACCGTTCTATTGTATCCCATATAAAAGGAACGACTAGAGATAGCGTAGAAGGTGAAATTATTTTGAATGGAATTCGTTTTCATTTTGTGGATACTGCAGGAATCAGAGAAACAAAAGATCCAATAGAAATGATGGGAGTTAGAAAAACGATGAAAAAAATACAAGAAGCTCAAGTCATTTTATATCTCTTCGAAGCATCTATAAAAAATAGAAAAAAACAGAAAGAAATTTTGAATGAAATTCAAATGATTCTTGATAAAGATTCCTTTAAAAAAATTATAGCAGTTGCTAATAAATCAGATCAATCTTCTTTTCAAGATTTTTATAATTTGAAATCAAAAGTTTCTTATTTTTTTGAAATTTCTGCAAAAAAAAATCAAGGAATAAAAAAAATGCTAGAGACTTTAAGTAATTTATTCATTGAAAAATTAAAAGAAAAAAATATCATCGTAACACAAAGTAGACATTATGAAGCTATAAAACAATCCTTAGAAGAGATTTTACTTGCTCATAAAGTTTTCTTAGAAAAAGAAACAGAAGAATTAGTCTCTATCCATATTAGAGAAGCTTTGCGTCATTTAGGGAAGATTACAGGAGAAATAACAAATGAAGATATCCTAAAAAATATTTTCTCAAAATTTTGCATTGGAAAATAA
- a CDS encoding N5-glutamine methyltransferase family protein translates to METIFFILTTHFFKWDQITVLLKLSKKEQINSFQYKKLIRKLWELRKNRPIQYVIGKTSFFGMDFMVNEKVFIPRPETEELVSWIIQDHKKNNEKIQIFDLGTGSGCISIVLKKKLPKIQQIHAIDFSHEILSIAKKNAMFHDVRIFFKTVDILKNLTSIPIEKYPMTIIVSNPPYVRFSEKRLLHPNIFQYEPFQALFVSDEDPLIFYKKIIFWIQKKFTGKVCIYFEINQFIYSDILDLMKKTGFLNVEIRKDIQGFFRMIRVIN, encoded by the coding sequence GTGGAAACTATATTTTTTATACTCACTACTCATTTTTTTAAGTGGGATCAAATAACAGTTCTTTTAAAATTAAGTAAAAAAGAACAAATAAACTCTTTTCAATACAAAAAATTGATAAGAAAATTATGGGAATTAAGAAAAAATAGACCCATTCAATATGTTATTGGAAAAACTTCCTTTTTTGGAATGGATTTCATGGTTAATGAAAAAGTATTCATTCCAAGACCAGAAACAGAAGAATTAGTCTCCTGGATAATACAAGATCACAAAAAAAATAATGAAAAAATTCAAATATTTGATCTTGGAACAGGAAGTGGATGTATTAGTATTGTTTTAAAAAAAAAACTACCTAAAATACAACAGATTCATGCTATAGATTTTTCTCATGAAATTTTGTCTATAGCAAAAAAGAATGCGATGTTTCATGACGTAAGAATTTTTTTCAAAACAGTTGATATTTTGAAAAATTTAACTTCAATTCCAATTGAAAAATATCCTATGACTATTATAGTCAGCAATCCTCCTTATGTAAGGTTCTCTGAAAAAAGATTACTTCATCCCAATATTTTTCAATATGAACCTTTTCAAGCATTATTTGTTTCTGATGAAGATCCCTTAATTTTCTATAAAAAAATAATTTTTTGGATCCAAAAAAAGTTTACTGGAAAAGTATGTATTTATTTTGAAATAAATCAGTTTATTTATTCAGATATTCTTGATCTTATGAAAAAAACAGGATTTCTAAATGTAGAAATTAGAAAAGATATTCAAGGTTTTTTCAGAATGATTCGCGTAATCAATTAA